The following are encoded together in the Tribolium castaneum strain GA2 chromosome 3, icTriCast1.1, whole genome shotgun sequence genome:
- the wrd gene encoding serine/threonine-protein phosphatase 2A 56 kDa regulatory subunit gamma isoform isoform X1, with protein MVHSTFAQGHVMGGRDSSPLGIPKSPSFHSGLDLVASASVDSLVAAQTAAKHLDNDTPARPDDGKMPGQRRNTTFRGMQDAELLPQLEDAAPADREELFIQKLRQCCVLFDFASDPLSDLKWKEVKRAALHEMVEYVTQQKGVITEAIYPEAVNMFAVNLFRTLPPSSNPNGAEFDPEEDEPTLEAAWPHLQLVYELFLRVLEAPDFQPNIAKRYIDQKFVLQLLDLFDSEDPRERDLLKTTLHRIYGKFLGLRAFIRKQINNVFYRFIYETEHHNGIAELLEILGSIINGFALPLKEEHKVFLLRVLMPLHKVKSLSVYHPQLAYCVVQFLEKDPSLTQPVIRSLLKYWPKTHSPKEVMFLNELEEILDVIEPGEFQKVMVPLFKQLAKCVSSPHFQVAERALYYWNNEYVMSLVSENATEILPLMFPSLYKNSKSHWNKTIHGLIYNALKLFMEMNQKLFDECTQLYREERRKERERENQRMELWIRVESLAAQKPEYELIKAQNPEIKSIITSPDPDDEVTLDNIEQQAQETKKTRNTNKPLVRRKSELPQDQYTVKALNDHKRADEYLTTPPDVNKC; from the exons ATGGTTCACTCAACTTTCGCGCAAGGTCATGTTATGGGAGGTCGGGATTCGTCTCCATTAGGCATACCCAAATCGCCGTCGTTTCACAGCGGCTTGGATTTGGTGGCGTCGGCCAGCGTCGATTCGCTCGTCGCGGCGCAAACCGCTGCCAAGCATCTCGACAACGACACGCCAGCAAGGCCCGACGACGGGAAAATGCCGGGGCAGAGGAGGAACACCACCTTCAGAGGCATGCAGGACGCAGAGCTGCTGCCCCAGTTAGAAG ACGCCGCTCCGGCCGATCGAGAAGAGCTCTTCATCCAAAAACTCCGTCAATGTTGCGTTCTTTTTGATTTTGCTTCCGACCCCTTGTCTGATTTAAAATGGAAGGAAGTGAAACGAGCCGCCCTTCACGAAATGGTGGAATATGTAACGCAGCAGAAAGGCGTCATCACCGAAGCTATTTATCCAGAGGCCGTCAATATG TTCGCCGTGAACCTGTTCCGCACGTTGCCCCCGTCGTCGAACCCAAACGGTGCCGAATTCGACCCAGAAGAGGACGAGCCAACCTTAGAGGCCGCTTGGCCCCACCTCCAGCTGGTCTACGAATTGTTTTTGCGCGTGCTGGAGGCGCCCGATTTCCAGCCGAACATTGCCAAACGTTACATAGACCAAAAGTTCGTCCTCCAGCTGCTCGATCTGTTCGATTCGGAAGATCCCCGCGAACGGGATCTTCTGAAAACGACTCTTCATCGGATTTACGGCAAGTTCCTCGGACTTCGCGCCTTCATTCGCAAACAAATCAACAACGTGTTTTATCGCTTCATCTACGAAACCGAGCACCACAACGGCATCGCAGAGCTTCTTGAAATCCTCGGATCGATAATCAACGGTTTCGCATTGCCGCTGAAGGAAGAACACAAAGTGTTTCTTTTGCGAGTTTTGATGCCGCTGCATAAAGTCAAGTCGTTGTCGGTGTACCATCCGCAGTTGGCCTACTGTGTTGTGCAGTTTTTGGAGAAGGACCCGTCGTTGACCCAACCAGTGATTAGGAGTCTGTTGAAGTACTGGCCCAAGACGCATAGTCCCAAAGAAGTGATGTTTCTGAACGAACTGGAGGAGATCCTCGACGTTATAGAACCAGGGGAATTCCAGAAAGTCATGGTTCCGTTGTTCAAACAACTGGCGAAGTGTGTCAGCTCGCCGCATTTTCAAGTCGCCGAGAGGGCGCTCTATTACTGGAATAATGAATATGTGATGTCTCTGGTGTCGGAAAACGCCACCGAGATTCTACCACTGATGTTCCCCAGTCTTTACAAAAACTCGAAAAGTCACTGGAACAAGACTATACACGGCCTGATTTACAATGCACTTAAGTTGTTTATGgaaatgaatcaaaaattgtttgacgAGTGTACACAACTATATCGTGAGGAGAGACGGAA AGAGCGCGAGCGTGAAAACCAACGTATGGAACTATGGATCAGAGTGGAGTCTTTAGCAGCTCAGAAACCCGAATACGAGCTTATTAAAGCACAAAATCCAGAAATCAAGAGCATCATCACGAGTCCTGATCCCGACGATGAAGTCACTTTGGATAACATAGAACAACAAGCCCAGGAG ACAAAGAAGACTCGCAATACAAACAAGCCGTTAGTCCGACGTAAATCGGAATTACCACAAGATCAATACACCGTCAAAGCACTGAACGATCACAAACGAGCAGACGAGTATCTCACGACGCCACCGGATGTCAACAAGTGCTAG
- the wrd gene encoding serine/threonine-protein phosphatase 2A 56 kDa regulatory subunit gamma isoform isoform X6, producing MVHSTFAQGHVMGGRDSSPLGIPKSPSFHSGLDLVASASVDSLVAAQTAAKHLDNDTPARPDDGKMPGQRRNTTFRGMQDAELLPQLEDAAPADREELFIQKLRQCCVLFDFASDPLSDLKWKEVKRAALHEMVEYVTQQKGVITEAIYPEAVNMFAVNLFRTLPPSSNPNGAEFDPEEDEPTLEAAWPHLQLVYELFLRVLEAPDFQPNIAKRYIDQKFVLQLLDLFDSEDPRERDLLKTTLHRIYGKFLGLRAFIRKQINNVFYRFIYETEHHNGIAELLEILGSIINGFALPLKEEHKVFLLRVLMPLHKVKSLSVYHPQLAYCVVQFLEKDPSLTQPVIRSLLKYWPKTHSPKEVMFLNELEEILDVIEPGEFQKVMVPLFKQLAKCVSSPHFQVAERALYYWNNEYVMSLVSENATEILPLMFPSLYKNSKSHWNKTIHGLIYNALKLFMEMNQKLFDECTQLYREERRKERERENQRMELWIRVESLAAQKPEYELIKAQNPEIKSIITSPDPDDEVTLDNIEQQAQEKKRS from the exons ATGGTTCACTCAACTTTCGCGCAAGGTCATGTTATGGGAGGTCGGGATTCGTCTCCATTAGGCATACCCAAATCGCCGTCGTTTCACAGCGGCTTGGATTTGGTGGCGTCGGCCAGCGTCGATTCGCTCGTCGCGGCGCAAACCGCTGCCAAGCATCTCGACAACGACACGCCAGCAAGGCCCGACGACGGGAAAATGCCGGGGCAGAGGAGGAACACCACCTTCAGAGGCATGCAGGACGCAGAGCTGCTGCCCCAGTTAGAAG ACGCCGCTCCGGCCGATCGAGAAGAGCTCTTCATCCAAAAACTCCGTCAATGTTGCGTTCTTTTTGATTTTGCTTCCGACCCCTTGTCTGATTTAAAATGGAAGGAAGTGAAACGAGCCGCCCTTCACGAAATGGTGGAATATGTAACGCAGCAGAAAGGCGTCATCACCGAAGCTATTTATCCAGAGGCCGTCAATATG TTCGCCGTGAACCTGTTCCGCACGTTGCCCCCGTCGTCGAACCCAAACGGTGCCGAATTCGACCCAGAAGAGGACGAGCCAACCTTAGAGGCCGCTTGGCCCCACCTCCAGCTGGTCTACGAATTGTTTTTGCGCGTGCTGGAGGCGCCCGATTTCCAGCCGAACATTGCCAAACGTTACATAGACCAAAAGTTCGTCCTCCAGCTGCTCGATCTGTTCGATTCGGAAGATCCCCGCGAACGGGATCTTCTGAAAACGACTCTTCATCGGATTTACGGCAAGTTCCTCGGACTTCGCGCCTTCATTCGCAAACAAATCAACAACGTGTTTTATCGCTTCATCTACGAAACCGAGCACCACAACGGCATCGCAGAGCTTCTTGAAATCCTCGGATCGATAATCAACGGTTTCGCATTGCCGCTGAAGGAAGAACACAAAGTGTTTCTTTTGCGAGTTTTGATGCCGCTGCATAAAGTCAAGTCGTTGTCGGTGTACCATCCGCAGTTGGCCTACTGTGTTGTGCAGTTTTTGGAGAAGGACCCGTCGTTGACCCAACCAGTGATTAGGAGTCTGTTGAAGTACTGGCCCAAGACGCATAGTCCCAAAGAAGTGATGTTTCTGAACGAACTGGAGGAGATCCTCGACGTTATAGAACCAGGGGAATTCCAGAAAGTCATGGTTCCGTTGTTCAAACAACTGGCGAAGTGTGTCAGCTCGCCGCATTTTCAAGTCGCCGAGAGGGCGCTCTATTACTGGAATAATGAATATGTGATGTCTCTGGTGTCGGAAAACGCCACCGAGATTCTACCACTGATGTTCCCCAGTCTTTACAAAAACTCGAAAAGTCACTGGAACAAGACTATACACGGCCTGATTTACAATGCACTTAAGTTGTTTATGgaaatgaatcaaaaattgtttgacgAGTGTACACAACTATATCGTGAGGAGAGACGGAA AGAGCGCGAGCGTGAAAACCAACGTATGGAACTATGGATCAGAGTGGAGTCTTTAGCAGCTCAGAAACCCGAATACGAGCTTATTAAAGCACAAAATCCAGAAATCAAGAGCATCATCACGAGTCCTGATCCCGACGATGAAGTCACTTTGGATAACATAGAACAACAAGCCCAGGAG AAAAAACGCAGCTAG
- the wrd gene encoding serine/threonine-protein phosphatase 2A 56 kDa regulatory subunit gamma isoform isoform X5, producing the protein MVHSTFAQGHVMGGRDSSPLGIPKSPSFHSGLDLVASASVDSLVAAQTAAKHLDNDTPARPDDGKMPGQRRNTTFRGMQDAELLPQLEDAAPADREELFIQKLRQCCVLFDFASDPLSDLKWKEVKRAALHEMVEYVTQQKGVITEAIYPEAVNMFAVNLFRTLPPSSNPNGAEFDPEEDEPTLEAAWPHLQLVYELFLRVLEAPDFQPNIAKRYIDQKFVLQLLDLFDSEDPRERDLLKTTLHRIYGKFLGLRAFIRKQINNVFYRFIYETEHHNGIAELLEILGSIINGFALPLKEEHKVFLLRVLMPLHKVKSLSVYHPQLAYCVVQFLEKDPSLTQPVIRSLLKYWPKTHSPKEVMFLNELEEILDVIEPGEFQKVMVPLFKQLAKCVSSPHFQVAERALYYWNNEYVMSLVSENATEILPLMFPSLYKNSKSHWNKTIHGLIYNALKLFMEMNQKLFDECTQLYREERRKERERENQRMELWIRVESLAAQKPEYELIKAQNPEIKSIITSPDPDDEVTLDNIEQQAQEVTNFLPNHIAE; encoded by the exons ATGGTTCACTCAACTTTCGCGCAAGGTCATGTTATGGGAGGTCGGGATTCGTCTCCATTAGGCATACCCAAATCGCCGTCGTTTCACAGCGGCTTGGATTTGGTGGCGTCGGCCAGCGTCGATTCGCTCGTCGCGGCGCAAACCGCTGCCAAGCATCTCGACAACGACACGCCAGCAAGGCCCGACGACGGGAAAATGCCGGGGCAGAGGAGGAACACCACCTTCAGAGGCATGCAGGACGCAGAGCTGCTGCCCCAGTTAGAAG ACGCCGCTCCGGCCGATCGAGAAGAGCTCTTCATCCAAAAACTCCGTCAATGTTGCGTTCTTTTTGATTTTGCTTCCGACCCCTTGTCTGATTTAAAATGGAAGGAAGTGAAACGAGCCGCCCTTCACGAAATGGTGGAATATGTAACGCAGCAGAAAGGCGTCATCACCGAAGCTATTTATCCAGAGGCCGTCAATATG TTCGCCGTGAACCTGTTCCGCACGTTGCCCCCGTCGTCGAACCCAAACGGTGCCGAATTCGACCCAGAAGAGGACGAGCCAACCTTAGAGGCCGCTTGGCCCCACCTCCAGCTGGTCTACGAATTGTTTTTGCGCGTGCTGGAGGCGCCCGATTTCCAGCCGAACATTGCCAAACGTTACATAGACCAAAAGTTCGTCCTCCAGCTGCTCGATCTGTTCGATTCGGAAGATCCCCGCGAACGGGATCTTCTGAAAACGACTCTTCATCGGATTTACGGCAAGTTCCTCGGACTTCGCGCCTTCATTCGCAAACAAATCAACAACGTGTTTTATCGCTTCATCTACGAAACCGAGCACCACAACGGCATCGCAGAGCTTCTTGAAATCCTCGGATCGATAATCAACGGTTTCGCATTGCCGCTGAAGGAAGAACACAAAGTGTTTCTTTTGCGAGTTTTGATGCCGCTGCATAAAGTCAAGTCGTTGTCGGTGTACCATCCGCAGTTGGCCTACTGTGTTGTGCAGTTTTTGGAGAAGGACCCGTCGTTGACCCAACCAGTGATTAGGAGTCTGTTGAAGTACTGGCCCAAGACGCATAGTCCCAAAGAAGTGATGTTTCTGAACGAACTGGAGGAGATCCTCGACGTTATAGAACCAGGGGAATTCCAGAAAGTCATGGTTCCGTTGTTCAAACAACTGGCGAAGTGTGTCAGCTCGCCGCATTTTCAAGTCGCCGAGAGGGCGCTCTATTACTGGAATAATGAATATGTGATGTCTCTGGTGTCGGAAAACGCCACCGAGATTCTACCACTGATGTTCCCCAGTCTTTACAAAAACTCGAAAAGTCACTGGAACAAGACTATACACGGCCTGATTTACAATGCACTTAAGTTGTTTATGgaaatgaatcaaaaattgtttgacgAGTGTACACAACTATATCGTGAGGAGAGACGGAA AGAGCGCGAGCGTGAAAACCAACGTATGGAACTATGGATCAGAGTGGAGTCTTTAGCAGCTCAGAAACCCGAATACGAGCTTATTAAAGCACAAAATCCAGAAATCAAGAGCATCATCACGAGTCCTGATCCCGACGATGAAGTCACTTTGGATAACATAGAACAACAAGCCCAGGAGGTAACTAATTTTCTTCCAAACCACATCGCAGAATAG